In Numidum massiliense, a single genomic region encodes these proteins:
- a CDS encoding response regulator transcription factor: MRSHLLVADDDSHIRELLCFVFQQEGYVVFEAEDGAQALHILEREHIHLAIVDVMMPAKNGWELCADIRAHYDIPVIMLTAKGELRDKEKGFLSGTDDYVVKPFEPQELLFRIKALLRRYQMVHERVIRFRDTVIDGNSYEVRIGRETFVIPPKEFELLAQLASHPGRIYTRDELLQLIWGSDYEGDSRTIDVHVKRLRERFSARTNDFVIVTVRGLGYKLEVYGT; encoded by the coding sequence ATGAGATCACATTTATTAGTCGCCGACGATGACTCGCACATTCGCGAGCTGCTCTGCTTCGTTTTTCAGCAAGAAGGATACGTCGTATTTGAAGCGGAAGATGGGGCGCAAGCTCTGCACATCTTGGAGCGGGAACACATTCATTTAGCGATTGTCGACGTAATGATGCCAGCGAAAAACGGATGGGAGCTATGTGCAGACATTCGCGCGCACTACGATATTCCCGTCATTATGTTAACGGCGAAAGGGGAACTTCGGGATAAAGAAAAGGGGTTTTTGTCTGGGACGGACGATTACGTCGTTAAACCGTTTGAACCGCAGGAACTGCTCTTTCGCATAAAAGCTCTGCTGCGCCGTTACCAAATGGTGCACGAGCGCGTGATTCGCTTCCGCGACACGGTAATCGACGGCAACAGTTACGAGGTGCGCATCGGTAGAGAGACGTTCGTCATTCCACCTAAGGAGTTTGAACTGCTGGCACAGTTAGCAAGTCACCCAGGGCGCATTTATACGCGGGATGAGCTGTTGCAGCTCATTTGGGGCAGCGACTACGAAGGGGATAGTCGGACGATCGACGTGCACGTGAAACGGCTGCGGGAGCGATTTTCTGCGCGGACGAACGACTTTGTCATTGTGACGGTGCGTGGCTTAGGGTATAAGCTCGAGGTGTACGGCACATGA